A stretch of Synechococcus sp. MIT S9220 DNA encodes these proteins:
- a CDS encoding DUF3134 domain-containing protein, protein MSSALTDLSGLDNVNPALTRYGRKEPAPVLPLREEPDLLSWLETSGRLVEDEESSSPEVSTVEEEELSALMGEKEDYKAEEENEENWED, encoded by the coding sequence TTGTCCTCAGCTCTCACGGACTTGAGCGGCCTCGACAACGTCAACCCGGCCCTGACCCGTTACGGACGCAAAGAGCCTGCACCGGTGCTTCCGCTGCGAGAGGAACCGGATTTGTTGAGCTGGCTGGAAACCAGCGGTCGCTTGGTGGAGGACGAGGAGTCCAGTTCACCCGAGGTGAGCACGGTGGAAGAGGAGGAGCTCTCCGCGCTGATGGGCGAGAAAGAGGACTACAAGGCCGAGGAAGAGAACGAAGAA